One Malus domestica chromosome 11, GDT2T_hap1 genomic region harbors:
- the LOC103447088 gene encoding receptor-like protein 2 yields MPEASRVIPYEVLFLFFVLSTFISINHGCKEADHNSLLSSFDISSSGLNWSSSDCCHWEGIACDADGRVTHVSLPANQLQGSISRSLGSLTHLSHLNLSHNLLSGPLEAGLFLSSSCLEILDLSYNLLSGELPLFLSSSYIQIVDLSNNQFNSTIPSSFLQHAWNLSSLNVNNNHFTGQIPSSICLRSTFLRVLDFSHNNFSGPIPPGLGNCSKLEVFRAGDNILSGSLPADIYNAQALQEISLSTNGLVGPISENVGKLSKLKLMRLHYNNLQGHLPPSLMNCTNLVEINLGFNFFSGNISVLDFSKLAQLTKLDCISNNLTGTWPISLYSCKSLKALRLSTNDFEGQIRPEILQLKNLTFLSLARNRLTNVTGAMKILTGFKSLKVLLLSKNFIGEEMPDGDITVDSGLQNLCVFSLLKCRMTGHIPTWTSKLGKLEVLDLSFNRLTGTIPGWLGTLPHLFFLLLNDNLISGEFPKELCRLQALVSQKAANETCHCSLELPVYFQRGNNATMLSSQYKYLYNMPRVISLRNNSLSGSIPFEIGQLQFLQQLDLSINNFSGNIPDQIANLPKLERLELNSNHLSGEIPSSLSNLHFLSTFTVAYNNLEGPIPAGTQLQGFSVSAFEGNPKLCGAPLSNQCLPSNGNDADENENNQDLDDDEDQSLWFGLSVVLGFFVGLLGFCCPLLLKRTWRYAYFQLLDNIQFMLHLKWRRLRRRKAQGQVQVPNQKDEVKSSKPDSETESTNRSEYANNSNSFMVPDNFQTTSLFNVPVNARCPEDEEILMCKD; encoded by the exons ATGCCGGAAGCTAGTCGCGTAATACCTTATGAAGTCCTCTTCCTGTTTTTTGTGTTGTCTACTTTCATTTCTATAAACCACGGTTGCAAGGAGGCAGATCACAACTCTCTTTTGTCATCTTTTGATATATCTTCTTCTGGTTTAAATTGGTCTTCCAGTGATTGTTGTCACTGGGAAGGCATTGCTTGTGATGCCGATGGTAGGGTAACACATGTTTCGTTGCCCGCTAACCAGCTCCAAGGAAGCATTTCTCGCTCTCTTGGAAGCCTCACGCATCTTTCGCACCTCAATCTCTCCCACAATCTGCTTTCCGGTCCTCTGGAAGCTGGACTCTTCTTGTCCTCGAGTTgccttgaaatccttgatttGAGCTATAACCTTCTCTCCGGAGAATTACCTTTGTTTCTATCATCTAGTTACATTCAAATAGTGGATTTGTCGAACAATCAATTCAATTCTACAATTCCTTCTTCATTCCTCCAGCATGCCTGGAATTTGAGCAGTTTGAATGTCAACAATAATCATTTTACAGGCCAAATACCTTCCTCTATCTGTCTTCGTTCCACCTTTCTTAGAGTCTTGGATTTCTCCCACAATAATTTCAGTGGCCCAATTCCTCCCGGACTAGGAAActgttccaaattggaggtctTTCGTGCTGGCGACAATATTCTCTCAGGGTCCCTTCCTGCTGATATCTATAATGCTCAGGCACTTCAAGAAATTTCATTATCTACCAATGGGCTTGTCGGACCCATCAGTGAGAATGTTGGGAAGCTCTCCAAATTAAAGCTCATGCGCCTTCATTACAACAATCTCCAAGGTCATCTGCCCCCATCTTTGATGAATTGCACAAACCTTGTTGAAATAAATCTGGGATTCAACTTTTTTAGTGGGAATATCTCTGTGCTCGATTTCTCTAAACTTGCTCAACTTACTAAACTAGATTGTATAAGTAATAATCTCACTGGCACATGGCCAATAAGCCTCTACTCATGTAAGTCCCTCAAAGCACTTCGACTGTCTACAAATGATTTCGAGGGCCAAATCCGACCTGAGATTCTTCAATTGAAAAACTTGACCTTCCTCTCGCTTGCCCGTAACAGACTCACCAATGTCACGGGGGCAATGAAGATACTGACGGGTTTCAAAAGTCTCAAGGTGCTCCTTCTTTCAAAAAATTTTATAGGTGAAGAAATGCCAGATGGGGATATAACTGTCGATTCCGGGTTACAAAATCTGTGTGTTTTCAGTTTATTGAAGTGTCGTATGACAGGGCACATACCTACATGGACTTCAAAGCTCGGGAAACTGGAAGTCCTGGATTTGTCTTTTAACAGACTCACTGGCACAATACCTGGTTGGTTGGGGACTCTTCCgcatcttttctttttgttgttgaatGACAACTTGATTTCGGGTGAATTTCCAAAGGAGCTTTGCAGACTACAAGCATTAGTATCGCAAAAGGCTGCAAATGAAACATGCCATTGTTCTCTTGAGTTGCCCGTCTACTTTCAACGCGGTAATAATGCAACTATGCTGTCTTCACAGTACAAGTATCTGTACAACATGCCAAGAGTAATCTCCCTCAGGAACAACAGTTTAAGCGGCAGCATACCCTTTGAGATTGGCCAATTGCAATTTCTTCAACAACTGGATCTCAGCATCAACAACTTCTCCGGCAACATTCCAGACCAAATAGCCAACCTCCCAAAGTTGGAGAGATTAGAACTCAACAGTAACCATCTGTCAGGCGAAATCCCATCATCACTATCAAATCTCCATTTCTTGTCTACATTTACTGTTGCATACAATAATCTTGAAGGACCAATACCAGCCGGCACTCAGCTCCAAGGCTTCAGTGTCTCTGCATTCGAAGGGAATCCGAAACTTTGCGGTGCCCCACTTTCAAACCAGTGCTTGCCAAGTAATGGCAATGATGCAGATGAGAATGAGAACAACCAGGATTTGGATGATGATGAGGATCAAAGTCTATGGTTTGGCTTATCCGTTGTGCTTGGTTTCTTTGTAGGGTTATTGGGATTCTGTTGCCCTTTGCTTCTCAAGAGGACGTGGAGATATGCATATTTCCAACTCCTTGAcaatattcaattcatgctCCATCTAAAGTGGAGAAGGCTTAGAAGAAG GAAGGCCCAAGGCCAAGTCCAAGTCCCAAATCAAAAGGATGAAGTTAAAAGCAGCAAACCGGATAGTGAAACTGAGAGTACAAATCGGTCAGAATATGCAAACAACAGTAACTCTTTCATGGTGCCTGACAACTTCCAAACCACCTCTCTCTTCAATGTTCCGGTTAATGCTCGCTgcccagaagatgaagaaatattAATGTGTAAGGATTGA
- the LOC103447110 gene encoding receptor-like protein 2 isoform X2 has product MDHPFSHGFLLILLFSSILFTIHACDLTERSALKSFASSLSSPALNWTASVDCCQWEGNTCNQNGWIIQLRLPSKGLTGGTFPSSLGNLKLLSHLNLSHNLLSGSLEAGMFLSLSRLEILDLSYNLFSGEIPMSLSSSYIQIVDFSSNQFNRTIPSSFLQHAWNLSSLNVSNNHFTGQIPSSTCLRSSSLRVLDFSHNNFSGAIPPGLGNCSELEVFRAGDNTLSGSLPTDIYNAQALQEISLSTNGLVGPISKNVGKLSKLKLMRLQYNNLEGHLPSSLMNCTNLVEINLGFNRFSGNISALNFSKLTQLSKLDCISNNLTGTLPISLYSCKSLKALRLATNDFEGQIQPEILQLKNLTFLSLSRNRLTNVTGAMKILTGFKTLKVLLLAKNFKGHIPAWISKLGKLEVLDLSFNRLTGTIPGWLGTLPHLFFLLLNDNLISGEFPKELCRLQALVSQKAVNETGHCSLELPVYFQRGNNATVLASQYKYLPNMPRVISLRNNSLSGSIPFEIGQLQFLQQLDLSINNFSGNIPDQIASLTKLERLELNSNRLSGEIPSSLSNLHFLSTFTVAYNNLEGPIPAGTQLQGFSVSAFEGNPKLCGAPLSNQCFPSNGNDADDNENNQDLDNDEDQSLWFELSVVLGFFVGYLGFICPLLLKRTWRYAYFQLLDNIQLTLYLKWRRLRRRKAQSQVQVPNQKDEVKSSKPDSETESTNRSAYANNSNSFMVPDNFQTTSLVNVPVKACCPDDEEILVCTD; this is encoded by the exons ATGGATCATCCATTCTCTCATGGCTTCCTTCTCATCCTCTTGTTTTCTTCCATTTTATTCACAATACATGCATGTGATCTAACCGAACGCAGCGCCCTCAAGTCCTTTGCGAGCTCTCTGTCTTCCCCGGCATTGAACTGGACTGCTTCAGTTGATTGTTGCCAGTGGGAAGGCAACACATGTAATCAGAACGGTTGGATCATCCAATTGCGGTTGCCATCCAAGGGCCTCACAGGAGgtacttttccttcatcacTTGGAAACCTTAAGCTTCTTTCGCACCTCAATCTCTCCCACAATCTGCTTTCCGGCTCTCTTGAAGCCGGGATGTTCTTGTCCTTGAGTCGCCTTGAGATTCTTGATTTGAGCTATAACCTTTTCTCCGGAGAAATACCAATGTCTTTATCATCAAGTTACATccaaatagttgatttttcaagCAATCAATTCAACAGAACAATTCCATCTTCATTCCTCCAGCATGCCTGGAATTTGAGCAGTTTGAATGTCAGCAATAATCATTTTACAGGTCAAATACCTTCCTCTACCTGTCTTCGTTCATCCTCGCTTAGAGTCTTGGATTTCTCCCACAATAATTTCAGTGGCGCAATTCCTCCCGGACTTGGAAACTGTTCCGAGTTGGAGGTCTTTCGTGCTGGCGACAATACTCTCTCAGGATCCCTCCCTACTGATATCTACAATGCTCAGGCACTTCAAGAAATTTCATTATCTACCAATGGGCTTGTGGGACCCATCAGTAAGAATGTTGGGAAGCTCTCCAAATTAAAGCTCATGCGCCTTCAATACAACAATCTCGAAGGTCATCTGCCCTCATCTCTGATGAATTGCACAAACCTTGTTGAAATAAATCTGGGATTCAACCGTTTTAGTGGGAATATCTCGGCGCTCAATTTCTCTAAACTTACTCAACTTAGTAAACTAGATTGTATAAGTAATAATCTCACTGGGACCTTGCCAATAAGCCTCTACTCATGCAAGTCCCTCAAAGCACTTCGACTGGCTACAAATGATTTCGAGGGCCAAATCCAACCTGAGATTCTTCAATTGAAAAACTTGACCTTCCTCTCACTTTCTCGTAACAGACTCACCAATGTCACGGGGGCAATGAAGATACTGACGGGTTTCAAAACTCTCAAGGTGCTCCTTCTTGCAAAAAATTTTAAAG GACACATACCTGCATGGATTTCAAAGCTCGGGAAACTGGAAGTCCTGGATTTGTCTTTTAACAGACTCACTGGCACAATACCTGGTTGGTTGGGGACTCTTCCgcatcttttctttttgttgttgaatGACAACTTGATTTCGGGTGAATTTCCAAAGGAGCTTTGCAGACTACAAGCATTAGTATCGCAAAAGGCTGTGAATGAAACAGGCCATTGTTCTCTTGAGCTGCCCGTCTACTTTCAACGCGGTAATAATGCAACTGTGCTGGCTTCACAGTACAAATATCTGCCCAACATGCCAAGAGTAATCTCCCTCAGGAACAACAGTTTAAGCGGCAGCATACCCTTTGAGATTGGCCAATTGCAATTTCTTCAACAACTGGATCTAAGCATCAACAACTTCTCCGGCAACATTCCAGACCAAATAGCCAGCCTCACAAAGTTGGAGAGATTAGAACTCAACAGTAACCGTCTGTCAGGCGAAATCCCATCATCACTATCAAATCTCCATTTCTTGTCTACATTTACTGTTGCATACAATAATCTTGAAGGACCAATACCAGCCGGCACTCAGCTCCAAGGCTTCAGTGTCTCTGCATTCGAAGGGAATCCGAAACTTTGCGGTGCCCCACTTTCAAACCAGTGCTTCCCAAGTAATGGCAATGATGCAGATGATAATGAGAACAACCAGGATTTGGACAATGATGAGGATCAAAGTCTATGGTTTGAGTTATCCGTTGTGCTTGGTTTCTTTGTAGGGTATTTGGGATTCATTTGCCCTTTGCTTCTCAAGAGGACGTGGAGATATGCCTATTTCCAACTCCTTGACAATATTCAATTAACGCTCTATCTGAAGTGGAGAAGGCTTAGAAGAAG gaaagcccaaagccaagtcCAAGTTCCAAATCAAAAGGACGAAGTTAAAAGCAGCAAACCGGATAGTGAAACCGAGAGTACAAATCGGTCAGCATATGCAAACAACAGTAACTCTTTCATGGTCCCTGACAACTTCCAAACCACCTCTCTCGTCAATGTTCCAGTTAAAGCTTGCTGCCCAGACGATGAAGAAATATTGGTGTGTACGGATTGA
- the LOC103447110 gene encoding receptor-like protein 2 isoform X1: protein MDHPFSHGFLLILLFSSILFTIHACDLTERSALKSFASSLSSPALNWTASVDCCQWEGNTCNQNGWIIQLRLPSKGLTGGTFPSSLGNLKLLSHLNLSHNLLSGSLEAGMFLSLSRLEILDLSYNLFSGEIPMSLSSSYIQIVDFSSNQFNRTIPSSFLQHAWNLSSLNVSNNHFTGQIPSSTCLRSSSLRVLDFSHNNFSGAIPPGLGNCSELEVFRAGDNTLSGSLPTDIYNAQALQEISLSTNGLVGPISKNVGKLSKLKLMRLQYNNLEGHLPSSLMNCTNLVEINLGFNRFSGNISALNFSKLTQLSKLDCISNNLTGTLPISLYSCKSLKALRLATNDFEGQIQPEILQLKNLTFLSLSRNRLTNVTGAMKILTGFKTLKVLLLAKNFKGEEMPDGDITVDSGLQNLCVFSLLMCHMTGHIPAWISKLGKLEVLDLSFNRLTGTIPGWLGTLPHLFFLLLNDNLISGEFPKELCRLQALVSQKAVNETGHCSLELPVYFQRGNNATVLASQYKYLPNMPRVISLRNNSLSGSIPFEIGQLQFLQQLDLSINNFSGNIPDQIASLTKLERLELNSNRLSGEIPSSLSNLHFLSTFTVAYNNLEGPIPAGTQLQGFSVSAFEGNPKLCGAPLSNQCFPSNGNDADDNENNQDLDNDEDQSLWFELSVVLGFFVGYLGFICPLLLKRTWRYAYFQLLDNIQLTLYLKWRRLRRRKAQSQVQVPNQKDEVKSSKPDSETESTNRSAYANNSNSFMVPDNFQTTSLVNVPVKACCPDDEEILVCTD, encoded by the exons ATGGATCATCCATTCTCTCATGGCTTCCTTCTCATCCTCTTGTTTTCTTCCATTTTATTCACAATACATGCATGTGATCTAACCGAACGCAGCGCCCTCAAGTCCTTTGCGAGCTCTCTGTCTTCCCCGGCATTGAACTGGACTGCTTCAGTTGATTGTTGCCAGTGGGAAGGCAACACATGTAATCAGAACGGTTGGATCATCCAATTGCGGTTGCCATCCAAGGGCCTCACAGGAGgtacttttccttcatcacTTGGAAACCTTAAGCTTCTTTCGCACCTCAATCTCTCCCACAATCTGCTTTCCGGCTCTCTTGAAGCCGGGATGTTCTTGTCCTTGAGTCGCCTTGAGATTCTTGATTTGAGCTATAACCTTTTCTCCGGAGAAATACCAATGTCTTTATCATCAAGTTACATccaaatagttgatttttcaagCAATCAATTCAACAGAACAATTCCATCTTCATTCCTCCAGCATGCCTGGAATTTGAGCAGTTTGAATGTCAGCAATAATCATTTTACAGGTCAAATACCTTCCTCTACCTGTCTTCGTTCATCCTCGCTTAGAGTCTTGGATTTCTCCCACAATAATTTCAGTGGCGCAATTCCTCCCGGACTTGGAAACTGTTCCGAGTTGGAGGTCTTTCGTGCTGGCGACAATACTCTCTCAGGATCCCTCCCTACTGATATCTACAATGCTCAGGCACTTCAAGAAATTTCATTATCTACCAATGGGCTTGTGGGACCCATCAGTAAGAATGTTGGGAAGCTCTCCAAATTAAAGCTCATGCGCCTTCAATACAACAATCTCGAAGGTCATCTGCCCTCATCTCTGATGAATTGCACAAACCTTGTTGAAATAAATCTGGGATTCAACCGTTTTAGTGGGAATATCTCGGCGCTCAATTTCTCTAAACTTACTCAACTTAGTAAACTAGATTGTATAAGTAATAATCTCACTGGGACCTTGCCAATAAGCCTCTACTCATGCAAGTCCCTCAAAGCACTTCGACTGGCTACAAATGATTTCGAGGGCCAAATCCAACCTGAGATTCTTCAATTGAAAAACTTGACCTTCCTCTCACTTTCTCGTAACAGACTCACCAATGTCACGGGGGCAATGAAGATACTGACGGGTTTCAAAACTCTCAAGGTGCTCCTTCTTGCAAAAAATTTTAAAGGTGAAGAAATGCCAGATGGGGATATAACTGTTGATTCCGGGTTACAAAATCTGTGTGTTTTCAGTTTACTTATGTGTCATATGACAGGACACATACCTGCATGGATTTCAAAGCTCGGGAAACTGGAAGTCCTGGATTTGTCTTTTAACAGACTCACTGGCACAATACCTGGTTGGTTGGGGACTCTTCCgcatcttttctttttgttgttgaatGACAACTTGATTTCGGGTGAATTTCCAAAGGAGCTTTGCAGACTACAAGCATTAGTATCGCAAAAGGCTGTGAATGAAACAGGCCATTGTTCTCTTGAGCTGCCCGTCTACTTTCAACGCGGTAATAATGCAACTGTGCTGGCTTCACAGTACAAATATCTGCCCAACATGCCAAGAGTAATCTCCCTCAGGAACAACAGTTTAAGCGGCAGCATACCCTTTGAGATTGGCCAATTGCAATTTCTTCAACAACTGGATCTAAGCATCAACAACTTCTCCGGCAACATTCCAGACCAAATAGCCAGCCTCACAAAGTTGGAGAGATTAGAACTCAACAGTAACCGTCTGTCAGGCGAAATCCCATCATCACTATCAAATCTCCATTTCTTGTCTACATTTACTGTTGCATACAATAATCTTGAAGGACCAATACCAGCCGGCACTCAGCTCCAAGGCTTCAGTGTCTCTGCATTCGAAGGGAATCCGAAACTTTGCGGTGCCCCACTTTCAAACCAGTGCTTCCCAAGTAATGGCAATGATGCAGATGATAATGAGAACAACCAGGATTTGGACAATGATGAGGATCAAAGTCTATGGTTTGAGTTATCCGTTGTGCTTGGTTTCTTTGTAGGGTATTTGGGATTCATTTGCCCTTTGCTTCTCAAGAGGACGTGGAGATATGCCTATTTCCAACTCCTTGACAATATTCAATTAACGCTCTATCTGAAGTGGAGAAGGCTTAGAAGAAG gaaagcccaaagccaagtcCAAGTTCCAAATCAAAAGGACGAAGTTAAAAGCAGCAAACCGGATAGTGAAACCGAGAGTACAAATCGGTCAGCATATGCAAACAACAGTAACTCTTTCATGGTCCCTGACAACTTCCAAACCACCTCTCTCGTCAATGTTCCAGTTAAAGCTTGCTGCCCAGACGATGAAGAAATATTGGTGTGTACGGATTGA
- the LOC103447085 gene encoding receptor-like protein 3 — MPVPRHIMPYGVLFKFFVISILISTNHACNKADRESLSSSFDAPSLNWSSSSDCCHWEGITCDEDGRVTHLLLPSKRLHGGVSCSLGNLTHLSHLNLSHNLLSGFLEAGMFLSLSYLEILDLSYNLFFGEVPLSLSSSYIRTVDFSSNQFNGTIPSSFLQHAWNLSSLNVSNNHFTGQIPSSICLRSSSLRVLDFSHNSFSGSIPLGLGNCSELEVFRAGENTLSGSLPSDIYNAQALQEISLHSNRLFGPISENIGKLSSLKLMLLHFNNLEGPLPPPLMNCTNLVEINLGFNHFSGNISVLDFSELTQLSKLDFFANLFTGILPISLYSCKSLKALRLAENNLEGQIQPEIVSLKSLSFLSLSENRLTNATGAMKILMGCKSLRVLLLSENFLGEEMPDVDIMDESSGFQNLSISSFYRCQLTGQVPLWLLKLKKLEVLDLSFNRLTGPIPGWLGTLPSLFLLILNHNLISGEFPKELCRLQALVSQNAATQTGYDYLELPIYYQRVNASVTPLQYKYLSNMPRAISLRNNSLSGNIPFEIGQLQLLRELDLSVNNLSGEIPNQISNLTSLERFDLSRNHLSGEIPASISSLHFLSSFTVAYNNLQGIIPSGTQIEGLNATAFEGNQGLCGAPLPNKCQQMNISNDTKDVHTSDEKGVPWFHFSVIFGFIFGFWGVCGSLVFIRSWRHGYFLFLSNVKDKFLAMAN; from the coding sequence ATGCCGGTACCTAGACATATAATGCCTTACGGAGTCCTCTTCAAGTTTTTTGTGATCTCAATCCTCATTTCTACAAACCATGCATGCAACAAAGCAGATCGAGAATCTCTTTCATCATCTTTCGATGCCCCTTCTTTAAATTGGTCTTCTAGTAGTGATTGTTGTCACTGGGAAGGCATCACTTGTGATGAGGATGGTAGGGTAACGCATTTGTTGTTGCCCTCCAAACGGCTCCATGGAGGGGTTTCTTGCTCTCTTGGAAACCTCACACATCTTTCGCACCTCAATCTCTCCCACAATTTGCTTTCAGGCTTTCTTGAAGCCGGAATGTTCTTGTCCTTGAGTTACCTTGAGATCCTTGATTTGAGCTATAACCTTTTCTTCGGAGAAGTACCATTATCTTTATCATCAAGTTACATCCGAACGGTTGATTTTTCTAGCAACCAATTCAACGGAACAATTCCATCTTCATTCCTCCAGCATGCCTGGAATTTGAGCAGTTTGAATGTCAGCAATAATCATTTTACAGGTCAAATACCATCCTCTATCTGTCTTCGTTCCTCTTCACTTAGAGTCTTGGATTTCTCCCACAATAGTTTCAGTGGCTCAATTCCTCTCGGACTAGGAAACTGTTCAGAATTGGAGGTCTTTCGTGCGGGTGAAAATACTTTGTCAGGGTCCCTTCCTAGTGATATCTACAACGCTCAGGCACTTCAAGAAATTTCATTACATTCCAATAGGCTTTTCGGTCCCATCAGTGAAAATATTGGGAAGCTCTCCAGTTTAAAGCTCATGCTCCTTCATTTCAACAATCTCGAAGGTCCTTTGCCCCCACCTTTGATGAATTGCACAAACCTTGTTGAAATAAATCTGGGATTCAACCATTTTAGTGGGAATATCTCCGTGCTTGATTTCTCTGAACTTACTCAACTTAGTAAACTAGATTTTTTTGCTAATCTGTTCACTGGTATCTTGCCAATAAGCCTTTACTCATGCAAATCCCTCAAAGCACTTCGACTGGCTGAAAACAATCTTGAGGGACAAATACAACCTGAGATTGTCTCGTTGAAATCGTTGTCCTTCCTCTCGCTTTCTGAAAACAGATTGACTAATGCCACTGGTGCAATGAAGATATTGATGGGTTGCAAAAGTCTCAGGGTACTCCTTCTTTCAGAAAATTTTCTCGGTGAAGAAATGCCAGATGTTGATATTATGGATGAATCTTCTGGGTTCCAAAATCTATCCATTTCGAGCTTCTATAGGTGCCAGTTGACAGGTCAAGTACCTTTATGGTTGTTGAAGCTCAAGAAACTCGAAGTCTTGGATCTGTCTTTTAACAGACTCACAGGCCCAATACCTGGATGGTTGGGGACTCTACCAAGTCTTTTCCTTTTAATACTGAATCATAACTTGATTTCAGGAGAATTTCCGAAGGAGCTTTGCAGACTACAAGCATTGGTATCACAAAATGCTGCAACTCAAACAGGCTATGATTATCTCGAGCTTCCCATCTACTACCAACGGGTTAATGCGTCTGTAACTCCCTTGCAGTACAAGTATCTGTCCAACATGCCACGAGCAATCTCCCTCAGGAATAACAGTTTAAGTGGAAATATACCGTTTGAGATTGGTCAATTGCAACTTCTTCGAGAACTGGATCTTAGCGTCAACAACTTGTCTGGAGAAATTCCAAACCAAATATCGAACCTCACAAGTTTGGAAAGATTCGACCTCTCAAGAAATCATCTGTCAGGAGAAATCCCAGCATCAATATCAAGTCTCCATTTCTTGTCGTCATTTACGGTTGCTTACAACAACCTTCAAGGAATAATACCATCCGGCACTCAAATCGAAGGCTTGAATGCCACTGCATTCGAGGGGAACCAAGGACTTTGTGGTGCCCCACTTCCAAACAAATGCCAACAGATGAATATAAGTAATGACACTAAAGATGTGCACACTAGTGATGAAAAAGGAGTTCCGTGGTTTCATTTTTCCGtgatttttggttttattttcggATTTTGGGGAGTCTGTGGCTCTTTGGTGTTTATTAGGTCTTGGAGACATGGATATTTCCTATTTCTGAGCAATGTTAAAGATAAGTTCCTAGCGATGGCAAATTAA